The DNA sequence GTATTTTTGCTGGAGGCCtcatttaatttttatattttaatattgatATTTCGTTTTTTACTATTCATATTCATAATTACTATTCAATTTTCACTATTCATCGGTTACTATTCATTCCGAAATTTTGAACTTTACTACTATTTGCTACAGTAATTTATTGTTCATCTTCTCGGCCTATTTTCTAGCTCTGATATCAGATTGATTGGGGATCGTTTTCTATATTTGATAACCCTAGAGAGGAAAGacacacagatatataaatcataaaacatgattttataatttctctACAATCCATAACAATTTACACATAACACTTATTTCTATATATTTAAGTATCCTATCATATTAATCGCATACCAAATAAGCAAAACCATTTAAACAATTATAAAGTTGATGAATCAAGAGCAGCTCACCGGAGTCCCTGGTGAATGCTATGCCCTCGGTTTTATTCAGTTCGATTTAGCAGATTTTGGCTGTTTACGACATTTTTTATTAGTGAACAGTGAACTCTggaaataaaatattatttattcctttttttttcaaaacaatatttattctatttaaaATTTTCTTCTTACAATTTACATAAGTAGTAATATAATTATGTATTCTTTCACAATAAAGTGTATCACTCTAATTAATCGCACATTACTAAGTCTCTCTAATAACATTTTCATAAATTAGTTGAAATAATAAATGTTTAATGTAAAATAAAAAAGTCTTCAACAattttttaaaagtaaaataataCACAAATACACAATTTATAGAATTGTATGACAAGTTCGTGATTATTTGATGAGATTTAACATgaatttatttattgattatatGATATAATTATTTCATGTTATATAATCATAAATGTAAAATCGTATATATGGGGTTCGGATCGGAAACAGTTGAGTTAAGGTCAAATCAAAATCATCTCATAACCCGTAAATTTTTCAAGTAGTTAAATCGTAACCGCAAAACACATTTAGGTTTCGTTTTGGGTCGATTTTATATTGGTTTGTTTTATGCGGATTACGCGGTTTAACGCAAACCGTGATCACCCCTATAATTAGATGTATTTTATGGAACAATAGTGTAAATTCATATTGAAGTATTTtctatttataaatgatttaagaCAGTTTATTTATATGAAATGCGAGATATTTCAACTATGCCTTAGTTCATAATGTTAGTTGAGATAGACATTTCATTGTTTGTCAACATTATAGCGAACATTTCATGTTGGGTTGTTTACGAACCGAACAGAGCCgaactttaattttttttctgacgaACCGAGCCGAGTCGAGCTTTCTTATCGAACAAAAATCGTGTTCCagctcgagctcgttaactaacgagtcgaacacgagcttgttcgcgaacatAAACGAGCCGAGCCAGAAAAAAAATCAGGTCAACCGATATTTGACTGTGAAAATAACttatcaaataatttttttttgaaactttggttatatcactaaaatatatatatcttgacatccatacgattggatcgaggaaaaatatttttttaaaaattgaaacaccaattaatgactaaacactagttaatggtaatagtcaaactaatacttgactgttaaaataacaaaccaaataatattattttgatctgaaaatttggttatatcattaaaatatatttattttgacataCATACGGTTAGatcaattagaaataattttaaacaagTCGAGATACTAATACATGACCAAACACTAGTTActagtactagtcaaactaatgtttgactgttaaaatagcaaaccaaataagattattttgatctgtaactttggttatatcaataaaatgtatatattatgacatccatatggttggatcaatataaagtatttttaaaataatcaaaacaacaaataaggactaaacactagttagcggTAATAGTCAAATtaatgcttgactgttaaaataacaaaccaaataaaattattttgatctgaaaatttggttatatcattaaaatatatttattttggcATCCATACGGCTGGatcaattagaaataattttaaataagtcGAGATACTAATACAGGACCAAACACTAGTTActagtactagtcaaactaatatttgactattaaaataacaaaccaaataaaattattttgatctgtaactttgattatatcaataaaatatatattttatgacatccatacggttggatcgatataaagtatttttaaaataatcaaaacaacaaatcaagactaaacactagttagcggtaatagtcaaactaatgcttgacagttaaaataacaaatcaaataaaattaatttaatttgaaactttggttatatcattaaaatatatttattttgacatccatacggttggatcaattagaaataattttaaataagtcGAGACACCAATACATGATTAAACACTAGTTACCaatactagtcaaactaatgtttgactgttaaaatagcaaaccaaataagattattttgatctgaaactttagttatatcaataaaatatatattttatgacatccatacggttggattgatataaagtattttaaaaataatcgaaacaaCAAATCCGGACTAACACTAGTTAGCGTtaatagtcaaactaatgcttgaccgtaaaatagaaaatcaaataaaattgttctgatgtgaaactttggttatatcattaaaatatatattttatgacatctatacggttggatcgatgaaaaatattttttaaaaaatcttaactaaaatataattatgaagccacattttaaaattagaaactaaaatataaaatttctaaatcatgtcaaaatatatcaaatatggtatGCAAAATGATCGTTGGAAGATAAAAAAAATATAGTGATGTCggattttaaaaaataaatcataCCTATATGAAAATATTTAGGATATATtagatttttttttgaattttaacgAGCGAGCTCGAGCCGAAAAACCcaaagctcggctcgagctcgattTGCATAACGAACACATTTTTCTGTTCGAGCTCGAGTTCGttaacgagccgagccgagccgaacgagctcttaacgagccgagctcgagctcggttcgtgaacagtCCTAATTTCATGTACTCCTCCGTCTTTTTTTAGTTGTCACAATTGACTTTGACCCAGTTAAATTGactaaaatttattaatattttataattaaacaaaatacaaaaattaaattacaggaaagtagatttaatctacgacaatatataatttttagttttttaagTAATATAAAAGTAATGTGTAATTTTCGGTCAAAATTTAGTCAATTTGATTTCTATAAAAGAAAGTGCGACAACTAAAAAGGGACTATCGAAAGGTATTGAAGACAGAAGACAAAGATACATATATTGAGAAAAGCGAAGTTACATGTCAGATACCAGGAATGACTAACATTGCAGACAGAGTTATGCGAAAAAGCATCTCAGCTTAAAAATAGAACTAGCATCTTAAGCATTGCAACTGACCTTGAATAAGACGATAACATAATGATGAATTTTACTAGTTCCGAAAACAAGTGTAGTAGGTGATTTCAATGAACAAAGGGCGTGGCAACTAAGTTCAACTCATGTTGTCGTCTTACAGCTGTTCCAAATCCCTCTGACATGTCAAGTTCTTCTGGCTTGATCCCATCCGCTAGTTTCCAGTTGAATTCATATAGAAGTTGAGCTAATGGAAGTTCAATGTTCGCGATTCCAAATGATATTCCTGGACAGGCCCTTCTACCAGCACCAAATGGAATCAACTCGAAGTCTGCACCTCTGAAATCTCTTAAAGATTTGTAAAACCTCTCTGGCTCAAATGACTCCGGATTAGTCCAGTGATCTCGATCCCTGCCTATAGCCCATGCATTTACAATTACTTTGGTTTTGATTGGTATTTTGTATCCGTTGATCTCACATTTTTCTCGTGATTCTCGTGGAAGTAACAATGGTCCTGGTGGATGCAGCCTCAGAGTTTCTTTAATTATCAACTTCAGATAGTGCAGTTTTTCAATGTTCCTCTCGTGAAACTTGTTCTCTCCTTTACAGACCTGTCTGACTTCAGCTTGTGCCTGATGCATTACTTTGGAATTTCTCATTATTTCCGCCATTGCCCAATCTAAGGTTGTAGATGAAGTCTCAGTCCCAGCAAGGAATATATCCTGATGttagaaaattacaaaaattaaaGTTGTCAGCTCAAACAGGGGCGGATCTAGGAAGGGGCACGGGGGACACGTGTCCCCTCTAAAACAAAATTTGATGTTTTTCACCATCAGAGTTTTTGAAAATATATGAAAGTGTCCCACAAAATGTTTAGAATTTAAGGGTGTCTTCCCAAAATTTACTCGGTTCTCTGTGAAAATTTCATATATATGCTAAAGAGTGAACTATTTAAAGCAAGTAAATTAAAAAGAGGGGTGTGTAAAGGAAGAAAAAAACAGGAAAATGTACCAAAATGATGGCCTTGATGTTCTCAGTTGTGATTGGAACTTCAAGGTCACCGCTTTCTTGAAGTTTTAACAGGACATCAACCAGATCTTCCTCGGCTACTTCACCAATGCTCCGGTGATCAGCTCTTTGTTCTCGATGTTCATTAATTATATTCTCGAGAATGTCATCAAGTCTTCTATGGATCTTCTCCAGTGCAGCTTTTGCATTACTAATCGGATGAAGAAACTTCAGTGAAGGAAAAATATCAGGAAACATAAATCCTGAAGCTAACGACGATATTTCTTTCATCATATGAATAAAATCCCCTTGATGCTTGCACTTCTGACCAAATGCTGCTCTTGACACTATAGTGCTTGTCATAGAGAAAAATTTCTCAGTCATATTAACAGTCGATTCACAAGACAAAGAAACTGATCGAATAAGCTGCCCTACCTCCTCTTCTCTTATCGAGCTAAATGACTGAACTCTCTTTGTACTTAACAGTTCAGATAAGCAAATTTTTCGCAACATCCTCCAGTAATCACCGTATTCAGCAGATATAATTCCCGTGCAGTTGTAAAACAGAATCTTGGAAGCAAGAAGTTGAGGCCTATTCGAGAAAACAACATCATGAGTTTTCATGACTTCTTTCGCTACTTCCGGTGACGAGATTATAACAGCTGAAATCTCGCCAAGTTGTAAGTGCATTATAGGTCCATAATTCTTCGACAAGTCCCTCAAAGCATGATGAGGCAATGCACCCCTGAGCTGTAGTAAATTTCCAATTATCGGGAGCTTCCTTGGCCCCGGGGGCAATCTTGGCTTCAATAGTCTACTTTTCGAGTTGTTTTGCTGCTTCTTAATCATGTACAAGAATAGCAAAGCAACAGAGAGCAGAGTGAAGAGAAGTTGAATTTCCATTACAGAGCAGAATGAAAATAGGAGACTTGAAGATTCATTTGAACTTGTTATAGCTCTTGTATTATGTGTTTAGCTAGTGATTCTTGCATGTTTTTTATTATACAAGATTTTGTTTCATTTGTTTGTTTTTGCACTCCTCTGCCGTCTGATTTCGTCCGTAATGTGAGATGAACTCGGTACAAATTTTATTGTTTAAAAGACTTTGAGCTGATAAAAATATGATGCGTTCAGGGGAGAATTCAGTAAGGGTATCAGGGACACGTGTTCTCCCTAAAATGAAACTTTACTCTTTTTTATCATTAATTTTTACGGAAGTGCCCCCTAAAAATTCAATACTATAAAGTATTTTCTCAAAATTTGTCCGTTGTCTTCCTAAATGAACATTCCTAGATCCGGCCCTTGTTTCATTGCAAGCCAAAGAAACTAAAACCTCCTCTTCCCTAATGAAGCTTTCTTTGCACTCAAGAGTTCAGATACGCAAATGCAACATAAACAGAACATTTGAAGCAAGAAGTTGAGGCCTATCTGAGAGAAAAATGTCATAAGTTTTCATAGCTTCTTTACCTGGCATTACAACAGCTTAAATTTCGTCGCTGATTGTAGGTTCATTGTAGGCTCATATCTTTCATCGAAGTCCCATGAAGAGTGATGAGGCAATGCATCACTTAATTAACCATAACAAGAACTGAAAATTTCAATAGAGAATTTTTTTTCCTTCAAACACCTGTTTCTACTTCAAACCCTGTAGAAAATCTGTTTCAAGCCCAAGCTAAAATCCGTAAATTATGTTCATATTAACCTTAACTGTTTTGAAATTCTGGTTCTATCACAAGAAGAGAAAAAAAgagaagagtaaagagaagttGTAAGTTGACACTCCATGTAGAGTATATGGAAATATGAGGCTTGAAGATCCATTTTCTAAGGCTTAACGACATTTAAGCCTTAAAATTTGCGTCAATATACCCATCAACCCACGTGGTTCAAAGTCATTCTTTTTGCCCTTAAGTACTGAAAACGTATTTTCATATCCTTGGACCAGGAAATAATGGTCTAAATCGGCCGATATATTGACATTGTGGAAAACACGATACTGCATGATGCACATAGGTATATTGGTGCAAACTTACTACGTGATTCTGATATTATTTGTTAAAGTGTACACTAACATGCCCTTGCCCGCAATTGTGCAGTTgatgtcaaggaaccagttaCTCTAAAACCTCATTTGATTCAAATAATTTGCTCAAACTTGTTTTATATGCGGAGAAACATGAACTTCATTTTATCAATTTGCCTTTGCAATATTCTTCCATCCGATACCATAATCTTGACATAGTTACATAAACAAAACCAGTAAACAACCAAGTATTCTAAAATTCCATACATGATCTAACCAGCAGAGAATGACACAAACTAAATACAACTTTTGGGACCTAGAAATTATAAGTTTATCGCAACTTAGACGTTACCAACCAAGTAATCTTAGCATTAGGCTTTTAATTTTATCACTCCAAGCTAGATACTTGTGTTTAAACTGCAAAACAACGATTTGCAGAATTTTACTGGTTTTTTTTAATACACTGAGTATCAGCATTTGGATTTGCATTGTCTTACTAAGCCCCAGAAGTTTCTTGGACTAACTGAttgtttaatttatttataaacaGCTTGACGGAGAATGCAGAGTTAAATTCTACTATATAGAATATGGCATATATCCACAACTCTAGACACTGCAGGTCTTCAATCGATGGGAGAAGTATGCGATATCGATGGTGGTTTTGTGATTACAAGGTCAGAAACCATAACCATTCAGGCGGAAACT is a window from the Apium graveolens cultivar Ventura chromosome 1, ASM990537v1, whole genome shotgun sequence genome containing:
- the LOC141714565 gene encoding premnaspirodiene oxygenase-like; translation: MEIQLLFTLLSVALLFLYMIKKQQNNSKSRLLKPRLPPGPRKLPIIGNLLQLRGALPHHALRDLSKNYGPIMHLQLGEISAVIISSPEVAKEVMKTHDVVFSNRPQLLASKILFYNCTGIISAEYGDYWRMLRKICLSELLSTKRVQSFSSIREEEVGQLIRSVSLSCESTVNMTEKFFSMTSTIVSRAAFGQKCKHQGDFIHMMKEISSLASGFMFPDIFPSLKFLHPISNAKAALEKIHRRLDDILENIINEHREQRADHRSIGEVAEEDLVDVLLKLQESGDLEVPITTENIKAIILDIFLAGTETSSTTLDWAMAEIMRNSKVMHQAQAEVRQVCKGENKFHERNIEKLHYLKLIIKETLRLHPPGPLLLPRESREKCEINGYKIPIKTKVIVNAWAIGRDRDHWTNPESFEPERFYKSLRDFRGADFELIPFGAGRRACPGISFGIANIELPLAQLLYEFNWKLADGIKPEELDMSEGFGTAVRRQHELNLVATPFVH